The DNA region ATGACGAGTCACATCTTACGGCCCCTGGTATTAGAGGATTTTCAGCGAACGGAATGCGAAACGCCGGCCCCTGGGGCCGGATTTCGCATCAGAACAAGAAATACCGCTGCGCCATCGGCAGCTCGGCCGCCGGCTGGCACACCAAAAGCTCGCCGTCGGCGCGCACCTCGTAGGTTTCGGGGTCGATCTCGATATTCGGCGTGGCGTCGTTCAGCACCATCGAAGCCTTCGAAATGCCGCCGCGCACGTTCTCGACCGCGACGAGGCGCTTGGCGAGCCCCAGCCGCTCCTTCAACCCGCCATCGAGCGCCGCTTTGCTGACGAAGGTGAGCGAGGTCGCCTCCACCGCCTTGCCGAAGGCGCCGAACATCGGCCGGTAGTGCACCGGCTGCGGCGTCGGGATCGAGGCGTTGGGGTCGCCCATGGGCGCGGCGGCGATCACCCCGCCTTTCAATACGAGGTCCGGCTTGACGCCGAAGAACGCCGGCGACCACAGCACGAGATCGGCGAGCTTGCCGGCCTCGATGGAGCCGATGTGCTTCGAGACGCCGTGGGCGATGGCGGGATTGATGGTGTATTTGGCGATGTAGCGCCGCACGCGATAATTGTCGTTGCCGTTGTCCTGCGGCAGCGGCCCGCGCTGCAACTTCATCTTGTGCGCGGTCTGCCAGGTGCGGATGATCACCTCGCCGATGCGGCCCATCGCCTGACTGTCCGACGACATCATCGACAGCGCGCCGATGTCGTGCAGGATGTCCTCCGCCGCGATGGTCTCGCGGCGGATGCGGCTCTCGGCGAACGCCAGATCCTCCGGAATGCGCGGCGACAGATGATGGCACACCATCAGCATGTCGAGATGCTCGTCGATGGTGTTGACGGTGAACGGCCGCGTCGGATTGGTGGAGGACGGCAGCACATTGGCGAGCCCCGCCACCTTCATGATGTCCGGCGCGTGGCCGCCGCCCGCGCCCTCGGTGTGGAAGGCGTGGATGGTGCGGCCCTTGAAGGCGGCGATGGTGTCCTCGACGAAGCCGGATTCGTTCAGCGTGTCGGAGTGCAGCATCACCTGCACGTCATAGGCGTCGGCGACCGCGAGGCAGTTGTCGATGGCGGCGGGCGTGGTGCCCCAGTCCTCGTGCAGCTTGAGCGCCGCCGCACCCGCCTCCACCATCTCGGCCAAGGCCGCCGGCA from Blastochloris tepida includes:
- the ureC gene encoding urease subunit alpha; the protein is MPYRISRAAYAGMFGPTTGDKVRLADTDLIIEIERDLTTYGEEVKFGGGKVIRDGMGQSQASRADGAVDTVITNAVIVDAVAGIIKADVGLKDGLIARIGKAGNPDIQSNVDIVIGPGTEIIAGEGKILTAGGFDTHIHFICPQQIEEALNAGLTSMLGGGTGPAHGTFATTCTPGPWHIEMMLRAAEAFPMNLGFAGKGNAALPAALAEMVEAGAAALKLHEDWGTTPAAIDNCLAVADAYDVQVMLHSDTLNESGFVEDTIAAFKGRTIHAFHTEGAGGGHAPDIMKVAGLANVLPSSTNPTRPFTVNTIDEHLDMLMVCHHLSPRIPEDLAFAESRIRRETIAAEDILHDIGALSMMSSDSQAMGRIGEVIIRTWQTAHKMKLQRGPLPQDNGNDNYRVRRYIAKYTINPAIAHGVSKHIGSIEAGKLADLVLWSPAFFGVKPDLVLKGGVIAAAPMGDPNASIPTPQPVHYRPMFGAFGKAVEATSLTFVSKAALDGGLKERLGLAKRLVAVENVRGGISKASMVLNDATPNIEIDPETYEVRADGELLVCQPAAELPMAQRYFLF